The genomic region ACGAGGTTCGATTCGCCTTCCGCGAGACGGAGTTGGGCGGGCCCATGTTCCGCCAGCAGGGCGTTCCGGATCTCCTCGGGTTTCGCTCCGCCCGTGTCCTGCTCGCACCACCTGTTGGGGCAGGCCTCACAGGCCCCTTCGGTGCTCCACCACAACTGCCCGTGGTCGATGTACTGGCCGGTGTCGCGTATCAGCACGCTGCCGCACTCCTCGCATCGCGCTGTGACCTTCGCTCCTTGAGTGATCACCTGGCTGCTCCTTGCCTGGAAACTCGGAGCGTGGGACTCGCCCGAAAATGATTCGGTTGATGGCCGCCGCACTGGTGCAGCAAATGGAAAATTTGACGCCCGGTTGCAAACCGGACACCAGATCTCGTATCGAATTGTGATCGCGGCCGCTAAACGTGCCATTTATCACCATTCACTTACCGTAACGACTGGAGTCCGGCGGTTGAGCGGGGGCATCCCCCAGGTCTCACCGAATCGGTAATATCGGACAGCCCTAACACCTTACGTGACTGAATAAAGCGCCTGGGGTTCCGGATGTGACGGGGAATGAGTTTGTGGTCACGCATACGACATGAAAGCTTTACGGAGTGATCACGAACTCGAACACACGTTCGCTTGATTCATGGGGATGAATCAGTCAAAAAGGGGAGGATTTATGTCTATCCGTAACTCCATGAGCAAGATCGCCGTAGGGGGTGCCGCTGTGCTCGCACTCTCGGGTGCCGGTGCCGCGTTCGCCGCCGGTGCGGGCGAGAGCCTCGACTCGTCGACCAATGGGGCGTCCGCCTGGAGCCATGGCACCAACGGCGCCGTTGCGGTGAAGGACACAAAGGGGGACAGCCATTCCGTCTACACCCTTTACGACCGTCGTTACAACACGGGCCTGCGCCTGGACAACAACAGCGGCAACGGCAACACCGCGAGCAGCAGCATGGACACGACCAACTACGTCCGCAAAGTGACCGCCTGCGTCAATATTCAGCTCAAGCCGGACCAGTGCGGCCCGGACGACCGTCCTGGTGACGGCCGCTGAGGCAACTGACGGCTGCTGAAAGCGTCTAATGCGGTGGGGCGGTCCGGAACGCCCCACCGCTTGCCGTCATTTCCGGGGCAGGATCGGGCGACAGTGAGGAACAAGGCGAGTGGAGAAGGAAAGTGACGCCGCAGCGGCGACTGTGCTGGACATCGAGGAACTGAGTCACGCGATCGGCGAACGGACCCTGTTCGAGGGGCTGTCGCTTTCCCTGCATTCCGGCGAGTCGGTTGCCGTGACCGGCCCGAGCGGCTCCGGAAAGAGCACGCTCCTGTCCTGCGTTCTGGGCCTCATCAAGCCGGACCGGGGTTCGGTGCGCGTCACTGGCACGGACATCACTCAGCTGCGAAGCTCGCAACTCGCCCGAGTGCGGGCGCAGTCGATCGGCATGGTCTTCCAGTTCGGGGAGCTTCTACCTGAGCTCAGCCCCGTCGACAACGTAGTCCTTGCCTCCTTGCTGGCCCGCGGCAAGCGCACGGATCGCCGGGGGAGGGCCGCAAGCCTTCTTGAGGACCTGGGTGTCCCGGCGGCCCGGACGAGCCAGGAGCTGTCGGGCGGAGAACGGCAGCGCACAGCGGTGGCTCGGGCTCTGATCAACGAACCCGCCCTCGTCCTGGCCGACGAGCCGACCGGGGCCCTGGACGCCGAGACCCGTGACCGCACGGCCGACCTGCTGTTCGCTCTGCCTCGCCGCTACGCGTGCGGACTGCTGGTGGTCACTCACGACCCAGCCATCGCGGCCCGCGCCGACAAGACCCTGCACCTGACAGCGGGAGTCCTGCAGAACACCACTTCTCAGGCAGGGATTTGATGGTCACCCAACCCCGGAGTCTGTATCGGCATCTGTTGGCCATCGGACGCACCGCAGGCCGCCGGGCCGAAGCCGGCGGTGTCCGCTTCGCCGGCCTGCTACTTGCCGCCGTGGCACTCGCCCTCGGCCTGGGCAGCCTGGTCGCGGTGCACGGAACCTACGCCGCCAAGGAAGAACAACGCCTGGCCCGCACCCCTGTCATCGACGACAAGGCCGCCCACGCAGCCGACGCGACGAAATGGCTGGTGGCCTCCGACACCCTGGAAGGGCAGCGGCGTTTCAGTGTCGTCTACCTCAGCCCGTACCGCGGCAACGCACCGCTACCGCCGGGTCTTCAGCACTGGCCCGAGCCGGGCCAGGCCGTACTGTCCCCGGCTCTTCGCAAGGCCGGAGCCGCCGAAGGCATTGACGACCGATACGGAACCATGGCCGGCACCATCACGGCCGAAGGCCTGGACGAGCCGACCGAGCGGCTCGCCTATGTCCGCCCTCGGGAGGCGTTGAGCGCCGCCGGACCCAGCGACATCGTTACTGGCTTCGGCCCCCGCGCCCAGGGGCGTCCGGCACCAGGCGCCGAGCCCGGATCGGGGCGCGAGGACGACAAGCCGGAGTGGATGTTCCAGTCCGCCATCCTCTCCATGCTCGTTCTGCCCGCCCTGCTGCTGCTTTTCGTCGCGGTCCGCACCGGCGCCCATGCCCGTGACCGGCGAACCGCCCTGGTCACCGCCCTCGGCGGCCAACGCATCGACCGCGCCCTGGTCGCCATCGGCGAAGCCGCCCTGCCCGCGCTGACCGGCATTTCGCTCGGCGCCGCGGCCCTCGGCACAGCCCTGCTCACCGACCTCACCATTCCGTACGCGCACTACATCGTCTCCGCCGCCTACCTGCGCCGGACCGGTGTGTGGATGGCCGCGGCGCCGGTCGCCGCCCTCCTCCTCGTGCTGGGCGCAGTCGTGGCAGCCGACCTCGCTCAGCGCCAGGCCAATAGCGGCACCCGCCCCCTTGGCCCAAGCCACTCCCGGTGGCTACCGCGCCTGGCCGGCCTGTGCCCGATCATGATCCTGCTCGCAGTCCGAGGCCCCGACCTCGTGGGAACCGATTCCATCTGGCGCACCCTGATCAGCTGGGCCGGCATCGCCGGCACCATCCTTACCCTGCCTGCCGCCGTCGCCGCCCTCACCGCCGCGGCCGGCCGCCTGCTCACACGCGCAGGGCAGACCCGCGGCCTGCCCGGCACCCTCGTCGCCGGCCGACGCACCAGCACATATCCCCAAGCAACCGCCCGCCTGGTCACCGGCATCGTCGTCGCACTGATCGTGCTCATGCAGGCCGTCGCCTGGCAGGGCCTGTTCGCCTCCCAGAGCACCGAAGCCCAGCACACCCTGGATCGCATCGGCCGCACTGCTCTGTCCGTCGGGATCCGAGGCAGGACGGACACCGCCGACATGCAGACGTTCCTCCAGCGTCTGCCGAACACCCAAGCTCTCCTGCTCGAACCCCCGGCACAGGGCCCCAACAGCACCAAGCCCATGACCCTGTACGGAGACTGCGACGCACTCGCCTCCATCCGCATCGAATGTCCCAAGAACGCCCAACGCCTCGGCGGTGTGCCTCAGGACCCGCGGCTGCAGGAACTGATCCGCTGGACTCCCCACGGCGCACTTCTCCTGGAGATACGCCGTACTACCGACCGGGAACTCGCCAAGAGGGCAGCCGCCTCCGCCGAAGAGAGCACCCTGGCCGTCGTGAGTGAAAACGGCCGAACTCTGTCCGTCCCCGCAGTGAAAAAGCTGTCCTACAAAGTCTTTCCACGCGGCGCCCGCGTGGGAGCCCCTGGGGAAGACCAGCTCACGGCAGGTATCCCCAACCGTGACCAGGGCCGCTGGAGCACCCTGCTCGGCATCATCGGCATCGCCGTCCTCACCGTGACCGCAGGCTTGAGCGCCATGGCCGAGTTCCTCCGCCAGGGACGCGCCCTGGCACCGCTGTCCGTTCTCACCGGAGGTCTGCGTGTCTTCCGCACCAGCGCAGCATGGTCTGTTCTGGCGCCACTGGCCCTGGCCGGGCTTGCGGGAAGCGTCGTCGCAGCGGGGCTGGCCGCTCCCGTGAACGCCACGGGAGAGTCCTACATCACCCGTGAACTCCTGTGGGCATCCGTGGGAGTTGTCTTCATCATCGGCATCCTCATGTGGCTCTGGGCGACAACTGTCGCCGTCCGCCAAGCGCGGACCTGGCGTCCACGCGGCGACTGAACCTCGGCCCGGTCTGTCCTGGCCCCATGGACCAGCCTCCGCGATCGTTGTCGACGCCAGCGAAAGCCACCCGAAATAAATCGCTTGATGGCCGCCGCGGCGGTGCCTAACGTAAGCCGCACGCTAGAAGGGAGGTGTTCCGGAAGTGATTTCTTCTCGGACTTGCGAGGTGGCTGCGGGCTGACGGCCCGTCGTCGCACTCTGTGCAGTGCCGGCAGACCGCCGGCCGCAATCCCAAGCAGTCACCGACCCGCGGGCTCGCCGGTTAGTCCGGCCGGCCCCTCTCCGGAGGGACCAGAGCCCGCGGGTTTCTGCGTTCCGTACGCGGCCGGGGTGTGCCGACCGTACGGCGGGTGCCGACCGTACGCCGCCGGGGCCGCGCGGACCGCGCGGACCGCCGGACACCCTGACGCCGGGCGCTCACGGGCAGAGCCGTTCCACCCGCCACCCCGTGTCCTCGCTCACGTACCGCAGCCGGTCGTGCAGCCGGTTCTCGTGGCCCTGCCAGAACTCGACCGCGAACGGGACCACCCGGATGCCGCCCCAGTCCTCCGGCACCGGGACCTCCGTACCCAGGGGGTAGCGGGACGCCAACTCCTCGTACTGATCCGTCAGTTCCTCGCGCGAGGAGATCACCGCGGACTGGGCGCTGGCCCAGGC from Streptomyces sp. NBC_01267 harbors:
- a CDS encoding ABC transporter ATP-binding protein, with translation MDIEELSHAIGERTLFEGLSLSLHSGESVAVTGPSGSGKSTLLSCVLGLIKPDRGSVRVTGTDITQLRSSQLARVRAQSIGMVFQFGELLPELSPVDNVVLASLLARGKRTDRRGRAASLLEDLGVPAARTSQELSGGERQRTAVARALINEPALVLADEPTGALDAETRDRTADLLFALPRRYACGLLVVTHDPAIAARADKTLHLTAGVLQNTTSQAGI
- a CDS encoding ABC transporter permease, with the protein product MAIGRTAGRRAEAGGVRFAGLLLAAVALALGLGSLVAVHGTYAAKEEQRLARTPVIDDKAAHAADATKWLVASDTLEGQRRFSVVYLSPYRGNAPLPPGLQHWPEPGQAVLSPALRKAGAAEGIDDRYGTMAGTITAEGLDEPTERLAYVRPREALSAAGPSDIVTGFGPRAQGRPAPGAEPGSGREDDKPEWMFQSAILSMLVLPALLLLFVAVRTGAHARDRRTALVTALGGQRIDRALVAIGEAALPALTGISLGAAALGTALLTDLTIPYAHYIVSAAYLRRTGVWMAAAPVAALLLVLGAVVAADLAQRQANSGTRPLGPSHSRWLPRLAGLCPIMILLAVRGPDLVGTDSIWRTLISWAGIAGTILTLPAAVAALTAAAGRLLTRAGQTRGLPGTLVAGRRTSTYPQATARLVTGIVVALIVLMQAVAWQGLFASQSTEAQHTLDRIGRTALSVGIRGRTDTADMQTFLQRLPNTQALLLEPPAQGPNSTKPMTLYGDCDALASIRIECPKNAQRLGGVPQDPRLQELIRWTPHGALLLEIRRTTDRELAKRAAASAEESTLAVVSENGRTLSVPAVKKLSYKVFPRGARVGAPGEDQLTAGIPNRDQGRWSTLLGIIGIAVLTVTAGLSAMAEFLRQGRALAPLSVLTGGLRVFRTSAAWSVLAPLALAGLAGSVVAAGLAAPVNATGESYITRELLWASVGVVFIIGILMWLWATTVAVRQARTWRPRGD